From one Vibrio neonatus genomic stretch:
- a CDS encoding vWA domain-containing protein, with the protein MFDFALFERLFWQQILPQFHFIRPLWLFALLPLCAVIYWRWKLDTQRQGQAVLPKHLIQALSIGQQGWRKQLPLKFLSVVMGLAIVLCAGPTWQRAPSPFGEDKASLLIALDNSASMKNEDLVPTRLTRAKQKIHDLLELRDGGQTGLVVFAGTSHLAMPLTKDRQVFAPFLAAIDPDIMPVKGKRADSIIEQIDSQLSEKMPASVLLISDGVTPDSLVRLAEYFTQSPHQLLILATGNPKLKSNNPMDLGSLQRLARQSGASLEVVSIDNTDVLALDRKIQRHMQLNNESAMPWQDMGYYLLFPIALLLLLWFRKGWLVQWVVIGCVIAPWYSASVIAAPVYSVSAHQAESKSAFEEVTTLDKVSSAWINLWLTADQQGQWHFSRQRYLQAATHFQDPMRKGIAYYYAAEYSLAYSAFLNADSVNGAFYAGIALARQREYLKARDLFAYLLSEKHWLLTPELRSQIEHNLMVMQGIVDEVNRLSASQAGTTDGAEDSIELGDNPQTGDGAEDTAVAEMMLKESLNANEILGSEELADKWLRRVESDPKLFLRAKFQIQRSTQQAQERNDAQ; encoded by the coding sequence ATGTTTGATTTTGCCCTTTTTGAGCGACTGTTTTGGCAACAAATACTGCCGCAGTTCCATTTTATAAGACCGTTATGGCTGTTTGCGTTGTTGCCATTGTGTGCAGTGATTTATTGGCGATGGAAATTAGACACCCAACGCCAAGGGCAAGCGGTTTTACCTAAGCACTTAATCCAAGCTTTATCTATTGGACAACAAGGGTGGCGAAAGCAATTACCTCTTAAATTTTTGTCTGTGGTGATGGGCTTGGCAATCGTGCTCTGCGCAGGCCCCACTTGGCAACGTGCACCATCACCATTTGGCGAAGACAAAGCCTCATTGCTTATTGCGTTAGACAATAGTGCTTCGATGAAAAATGAAGATTTAGTGCCAACACGCTTAACGCGAGCAAAGCAAAAAATTCATGACTTACTAGAGCTAAGAGATGGAGGACAAACAGGCTTAGTAGTGTTTGCGGGGACGTCACATTTGGCGATGCCGCTGACTAAAGACCGTCAGGTATTTGCGCCATTTTTGGCGGCCATTGATCCCGACATAATGCCTGTAAAAGGCAAAAGAGCCGATAGCATTATTGAGCAAATTGATAGTCAGCTATCGGAGAAAATGCCTGCTAGCGTGTTGTTAATCAGTGATGGTGTTACGCCAGATAGCTTAGTGCGTTTGGCGGAGTATTTTACGCAAAGCCCTCACCAATTATTGATTTTAGCGACAGGTAATCCAAAGCTAAAAAGTAACAACCCAATGGATCTTGGCTCGTTGCAACGCTTAGCTCGTCAAAGTGGCGCAAGTTTAGAAGTGGTCAGTATTGATAATACCGATGTGCTGGCGCTAGATAGAAAAATACAAAGGCACATGCAGCTTAATAATGAGTCGGCAATGCCGTGGCAAGATATGGGCTATTACTTATTGTTTCCTATCGCTTTGCTTTTATTACTGTGGTTTAGAAAAGGCTGGCTAGTGCAATGGGTTGTTATTGGCTGTGTGATAGCGCCTTGGTATTCAGCATCGGTTATCGCCGCACCGGTTTATTCTGTTAGCGCTCATCAAGCAGAGAGCAAAAGTGCTTTTGAAGAAGTGACTACGCTGGATAAAGTCTCTAGCGCATGGATAAACCTTTGGCTAACTGCAGATCAGCAAGGGCAGTGGCACTTTAGTCGACAACGCTATTTGCAAGCCGCCACTCATTTTCAAGATCCCATGCGCAAAGGCATTGCCTATTACTACGCCGCAGAATACTCGTTAGCTTATTCTGCGTTCTTAAATGCAGACTCTGTCAATGGCGCCTTTTACGCAGGCATTGCGCTCGCAAGGCAAAGGGAATATCTAAAAGCGCGTGACCTGTTTGCCTATTTATTAAGTGAGAAACACTGGCTGTTAACACCTGAATTGCGCTCGCAAATTGAGCACAACTTAATGGTGATGCAAGGCATAGTCGATGAAGTAAACCGTTTGAGTGCGAGTCAAGCAGGCACTACCGATGGGGCGGAGGATTCCATTGAGTTGGGAGACAATCCACAAACCGGTGACGGCGCAGAAGACACTGCGGTTGCGGAGATGATGCTAAAAGAGTCACTCAATGCCAACGAGATTTTAGGCAGTGAAGAGTTGGCCGACAAATGGCTGAGACGGGTAGAGTCCGATCCCAAGCTCTTTTTGCGCGCTAAGTTTCAAATACAGCGAAGCACACAGCAAGCACAGGAGCGAAATGATGCCCAATAA
- a CDS encoding LysR family transcriptional regulator — protein sequence MKSTELNLIPFFVAVYEESSMSKAANRLGVSQPAVSKALKRLREIYDDPLFHRSPAGVKPTTFASDIYPALSASFKNFTSTLTATRDFDPKVSERIFSIACIPLVGYRLMPELLLKIKSLAPNIDLDVHPLFTEDHESDLRLQRYDLVLDMRPVEKTSLKIEKLGTESVRAIVRQGHPRISDSISIEQFLAEEHIAVSRWQSRSSFLSNDHFPELSKRKIVYRSPGILEVLPVVSSTDYISLFPSSLIKQVGGNYPIQVLETSFLDISEDLCMLWHPSRTAEAGHKWLRTQIQSVSKSIFND from the coding sequence ATGAAAAGCACTGAGCTTAATTTGATTCCTTTCTTTGTCGCTGTGTATGAAGAAAGCAGTATGTCCAAAGCGGCTAATCGTTTAGGGGTGAGCCAACCTGCGGTGAGTAAAGCCTTAAAACGTCTGCGTGAGATTTACGACGATCCTTTGTTTCATCGCAGCCCTGCTGGGGTTAAGCCAACGACCTTTGCCTCTGATATTTACCCTGCGCTGTCGGCGTCGTTTAAAAACTTTACGTCTACATTAACTGCCACCAGAGATTTTGATCCTAAGGTATCCGAGCGTATATTTTCTATCGCTTGTATTCCTTTAGTCGGGTATCGATTGATGCCAGAGCTGCTTTTGAAAATCAAAAGTTTAGCGCCCAATATAGATCTGGATGTTCATCCGCTGTTTACCGAAGACCATGAATCAGATTTAAGATTGCAACGCTATGACTTGGTGCTAGATATGCGCCCAGTCGAAAAGACCAGCTTAAAGATAGAAAAGTTAGGTACTGAAAGCGTACGGGCGATTGTCAGACAAGGGCATCCAAGGATCAGTGACAGTATCAGCATTGAACAGTTTTTAGCGGAAGAGCACATAGCGGTATCGCGCTGGCAAAGCAGAAGCTCATTTTTATCGAATGATCACTTTCCTGAGCTAAGTAAGCGAAAAATTGTGTATCGTTCGCCGGGGATTTTGGAAGTGTTACCTGTGGTATCTAGTACCGACTATATCTCGTTATTTCCGTCATCACTGATAAAGCAAGTGGGCGGCAATTATCCCATCCAAGTGTTGGAGACGTCGTTTTTAGATATATCAGAAGATTTATGTATGTTGTGGCATCCAAGCCGAACCGCAGAAGCCGGTCACAAATGGCTAAGAACTCAAATTCAGAGCGTATCTAAATCGATATTTAATGATTAG
- a CDS encoding vWA domain-containing protein, with protein MFSFDLELAHPLWLLALPTPLFVYYFIPAYRTKQSAIKVPFFGLLLEVLGESPTQGASQLRPSPWQRCILVLSWSLVVLAMSKPTVLGAPQTKQQLGRDVMVVVDLSQSMEERDFTSLDGKKISRLEAVKEVLHSFVQSRQGDRLGLILFGDAAFVQTPFTADQSVWLALLEQTQVGMAGASTHLGDAIGLAIKVFEQTPATPATPAKANEAREKVAIVLTDGNDTGSFVEPIDAAKVAKAKQVKIHVIAIGDPTTVGEKALDMSTIERIALESGGESFQALDRHSLTLASEKIDALEPELYQSTTYRPKTSLHAYPIMLVVALYLCAFAVSLWRRTLNKKEQKYV; from the coding sequence ATGTTTAGTTTTGATCTCGAACTGGCGCACCCACTTTGGCTGTTGGCATTGCCTACGCCTTTGTTTGTTTACTATTTTATTCCTGCCTATCGCACCAAACAATCAGCCATCAAAGTGCCGTTTTTTGGCTTGTTGCTAGAGGTGCTAGGTGAGAGCCCAACACAAGGTGCCAGTCAGTTGCGTCCATCACCTTGGCAACGCTGTATTTTAGTATTGTCTTGGTCACTTGTGGTTTTGGCTATGTCGAAACCGACCGTACTTGGCGCGCCACAAACAAAGCAGCAATTAGGGCGTGATGTGATGGTGGTAGTCGACTTATCTCAGTCAATGGAGGAGCGTGATTTTACCTCATTAGACGGCAAAAAAATATCAAGGCTAGAGGCGGTAAAAGAGGTATTACATAGCTTTGTGCAATCTCGACAAGGCGACCGCCTTGGCTTGATTTTGTTTGGTGATGCGGCATTTGTGCAAACCCCATTTACCGCCGACCAAAGTGTTTGGCTGGCATTACTCGAGCAAACTCAAGTAGGAATGGCAGGGGCAAGCACACATCTGGGAGACGCAATCGGCTTGGCAATAAAAGTGTTTGAACAAACGCCTGCGACACCTGCAACACCTGCAAAAGCGAATGAAGCGCGCGAGAAAGTCGCCATTGTATTGACCGATGGTAACGATACAGGAAGTTTTGTCGAACCCATTGATGCGGCAAAAGTGGCTAAAGCCAAACAGGTGAAAATTCATGTGATTGCCATTGGCGACCCAACAACGGTTGGCGAAAAAGCCCTTGATATGTCGACGATTGAGCGTATTGCTTTGGAGTCAGGAGGCGAGTCATTTCAAGCGTTAGATAGGCACTCTTTAACACTCGCTTCTGAAAAAATTGATGCATTAGAGCCAGAGCTTTACCAAAGCACTACTTATCGACCGAAAACTAGCTTACATGCGTACCCTATCATGCTGGTGGTTGCGCTTTATCTGTGCGCCTTTGCTGTTAGCTTGTGGCGTCGCACGCTGAATAAGAAGGAGCAAAAGTATGTTTGA
- a CDS encoding SDR family NAD(P)-dependent oxidoreductase, producing the protein MDLNFKGKNIVITGGSTGIGATMVKTFLEEGANVYFCGRSQEKLDLALENLKDFSNVFTKQLDVTKEADFKAWIAEIGAVDVFVPNVSALSGSWEDSIEVDLLATVKNIEAVIPAMTNPNPAVTFIGSISATITDCTSAYASIKAALTQYVYSLSKEHAGKIRFNTIAPGSTLFPGGGWDGYRISAPTEFKAKEDAHPMGRLASPQEVANAVVFISSTRASYISGEVLHIDGGEMATARL; encoded by the coding sequence ATGGATCTGAATTTCAAAGGCAAAAACATTGTAATTACCGGTGGCAGCACTGGCATTGGCGCGACTATGGTAAAAACCTTTCTAGAAGAAGGTGCCAACGTGTACTTTTGTGGTCGCAGCCAAGAAAAACTGGACCTAGCCCTAGAAAATCTAAAAGATTTCAGCAATGTTTTCACTAAACAATTAGACGTCACTAAAGAAGCTGATTTTAAAGCATGGATTGCAGAAATTGGTGCTGTTGACGTATTTGTTCCTAACGTCAGCGCATTAAGCGGCAGCTGGGAAGATTCAATCGAAGTTGATCTGCTTGCCACTGTGAAAAATATTGAAGCAGTTATTCCAGCAATGACCAACCCTAATCCAGCCGTTACTTTCATTGGTTCAATTAGCGCCACTATCACAGATTGCACCAGCGCTTACGCGTCAATTAAAGCCGCTCTTACCCAGTATGTTTACTCACTATCAAAAGAGCACGCAGGAAAAATCCGCTTTAATACTATCGCACCCGGTTCAACCCTCTTCCCTGGCGGCGGTTGGGATGGCTACAGAATCTCAGCACCAACAGAATTTAAAGCCAAAGAAGACGCACACCCAATGGGTCGCCTAGCAAGCCCACAAGAAGTAGCGAACGCCGTGGTCTTTATCTCTTCTACAAGAGCCAGCTACATCTCTGGCGAAGTGCTACACATCGACGGTGGCGAAATGGCAACGGCTCGTTTGTAA
- a CDS encoding J domain-containing protein — MNILNLNVLIDFASNTKYDKQLVDTELKHGCINTRDLINSKSDISLYKENRNSAVKYLNENGIHRFLFSLDIKKNNRKELINNVIIDCQALHEYKRFNETLPQWLSVFLVKSSGYFVYSVATIIMVLMFKYNDYSLSWYDFLLITMFGYIFVDAMYKYAIKKDAIINKKKKQSILAIKNVIDRLHSKLKFKFSYEELKKYSDCLFSIEFDKAFEYIQLKDLPYKDNSSLLETANATIRKANIRVSELKSEIESHKETINYLADKITELELSSVKKEKEKGKEINDLLNKITELEQVINSSPNNSPYEILGLKFGETNKKLIKSNYIKLSNIYHFDRSGSNEMMKKINIAYDKLK, encoded by the coding sequence ATGAATATTTTAAATTTGAATGTTTTAATTGATTTCGCCTCAAACACTAAATACGACAAGCAACTTGTTGATACTGAATTGAAGCATGGATGTATAAATACAAGAGATCTAATAAATTCAAAATCTGATATTAGCTTATACAAAGAAAATAGAAACTCAGCGGTTAAATATTTAAATGAAAATGGTATACATAGGTTTTTATTTTCTTTAGACATCAAGAAAAACAATAGAAAAGAACTAATTAATAACGTTATAATAGACTGCCAAGCATTGCATGAGTATAAGCGTTTCAATGAAACTTTACCTCAATGGCTATCTGTTTTTTTAGTTAAAAGTAGTGGGTATTTTGTATATTCTGTCGCTACCATTATTATGGTACTTATGTTCAAGTATAACGATTATAGCTTGTCTTGGTACGACTTTCTTTTAATTACCATGTTTGGTTATATCTTTGTTGATGCGATGTATAAATATGCAATTAAAAAAGATGCCATTATAAATAAAAAGAAAAAACAATCAATATTGGCTATTAAAAATGTTATTGATAGACTACATTCAAAATTAAAATTTAAATTTAGCTACGAAGAATTAAAAAAATATTCAGATTGTTTATTCTCAATAGAATTTGATAAAGCGTTTGAATATATACAACTTAAAGATCTACCTTATAAAGATAATAGTTCACTTTTAGAAACTGCTAATGCTACAATTAGGAAAGCAAATATTCGAGTATCTGAATTAAAGTCAGAAATTGAAAGTCATAAAGAAACCATTAATTATTTAGCTGATAAAATAACCGAATTAGAATTAAGCTCTGTAAAAAAAGAGAAAGAAAAAGGAAAGGAAATCAACGACCTGTTAAATAAAATAACTGAATTAGAACAAGTAATTAACTCCAGCCCTAACAATTCTCCATATGAAATACTTGGATTGAAATTTGGAGAGACTAATAAAAAATTAATAAAAAGCAACTATATAAAACTTTCAAACATATACCACTTTGATAGGTCTGGAAGTAATGAGATGATGAAAAAAATAAATATAGCTTACGACAAACTAAAGTAA